A single Bacillus sp. OxB-1 DNA region contains:
- the coaE gene encoding dephospho-CoA kinase (Dephospho-CoA kinase (CoaE) performs the final step in coenzyme A biosynthesis.) gives MIIGLTGSIASGKSTVAAMLMKKGYPVVDADEIARLVVESGSEVMQEIESQFGRSVIHSDGSLNREKMGELVFGNEEARKKLNGIIHPAIRKEMHRQKDEWLEKGANTVILDIPLLFESKLQSHVDKILVVSVTPEIQKARLMERNSLSEKEAEARIQSQLPIAQKEQGADAVVHNNGSLEETEKQLDEVLNNWNASL, from the coding sequence ATGATTATCGGGTTGACTGGAAGTATAGCGAGCGGGAAAAGCACGGTTGCGGCCATGTTGATGAAGAAAGGGTATCCTGTCGTGGATGCGGATGAAATCGCCCGTCTCGTTGTCGAATCTGGAAGTGAAGTGATGCAGGAAATCGAATCACAATTCGGCCGTTCCGTGATTCATTCCGACGGGTCACTGAACCGGGAGAAGATGGGAGAGCTAGTATTCGGGAATGAAGAAGCGAGAAAAAAGTTGAATGGCATCATCCACCCCGCCATCCGGAAAGAGATGCATCGGCAAAAAGACGAGTGGCTTGAAAAAGGGGCGAATACTGTCATTCTTGATATCCCGCTGCTTTTCGAAAGCAAACTCCAGTCCCATGTCGATAAAATCCTAGTCGTCTCAGTGACACCTGAAATCCAGAAAGCACGGTTGATGGAGAGGAATTCATTATCGGAAAAAGAGGCGGAGGCCCGCATCCAATCCCAATTGCCGATTGCACAAAAAGAGCAAGGGGCGGATGCTGTTGTCCATAATAACGGATCTTTGGAAGAGACGGAAAAGCAGCTCGATGAAGTGCTTAATAATTGGAATGCCAGCCTATGA
- the mutM gene encoding bifunctional DNA-formamidopyrimidine glycosylase/DNA-(apurinic or apyrimidinic site) lyase — MPELPEVEGVVRGLAPAAIGRTIQEVIVSDTVIQSKQLGKEAIIKGIPTEDFVEKLVDMTITDVIRRSKYIYFQLEKDGNSCLLVSHLGMSGAWFAVRDLDEIQESKFRNHVHAVFRMADDDLLVYSDIRRFGELRLLGCEADHPPLLRMAPEPFDSSAEKHFLEMADLPKYARKPIKEVIMDGQVISGCGNIYATEALFRMNIHPGRKTERISQKRKQELFQEVVRILQESIDAGGSSISDYRNINGQAGSMQDRLKMYGRKTCPACGETTKSMKIAGRTSVYCPACQK, encoded by the coding sequence ATGCCTGAATTGCCGGAAGTCGAAGGGGTCGTCCGCGGACTGGCCCCAGCCGCGATTGGAAGGACAATCCAAGAAGTAATCGTATCGGATACCGTCATCCAATCCAAACAGCTTGGCAAAGAAGCGATTATTAAAGGGATTCCAACCGAAGATTTCGTAGAAAAGCTGGTGGATATGACAATCACTGATGTCATAAGAAGGAGCAAGTATATCTATTTTCAACTAGAAAAAGACGGCAACTCCTGTCTGCTCGTAAGCCATCTCGGCATGTCGGGCGCCTGGTTTGCGGTACGCGATTTAGATGAAATCCAGGAGTCCAAATTCCGTAACCATGTCCATGCCGTCTTCCGGATGGCGGACGATGATCTGCTCGTCTATTCGGATATCCGTCGGTTCGGAGAACTCCGCTTGCTCGGTTGTGAAGCGGATCATCCTCCGCTTTTGAGGATGGCTCCGGAGCCGTTCGACTCGTCTGCCGAGAAGCATTTCCTTGAAATGGCCGACTTGCCGAAATACGCACGGAAACCGATCAAAGAAGTGATTATGGATGGACAAGTTATTTCAGGTTGCGGGAATATTTATGCGACCGAAGCGCTTTTCCGTATGAACATCCATCCTGGGCGGAAAACGGAACGGATTAGCCAGAAGCGCAAACAGGAGCTTTTTCAGGAAGTTGTCCGCATTCTTCAGGAAAGTATCGATGCAGGCGGCAGTTCGATTTCCGATTATCGAAATATTAACGGACAAGCGGGCTCTATGCAAGATCGTTTGAAGATGTACGGTCGGAAAACCTGCCCGGCTTGTGGCGAGACGACGAAAAGTATGAAGATCGCTGGGCGGACATCGGTCTATTGCCCAGCTTGCCAGAAATGA
- the polA gene encoding DNA polymerase I — protein sequence MTNKKIVLLDGNSLAYRAFFALPLLTNDTGIHTNAVYGFTMMLQNILADEKPTHMLVAWDAGKTTFRHSTFSDYKGGRQKTPPELSEQFPYLRKLLEAYNIPQYELDNYEADDIIGTLSKTDDPDTEVIVISGDKDLTQLANEKTTVFITRKGMTDIEKYTPEHVMEKYGIEPHQIIDMKGLMGDASDNIPGVPGVGEKTALKLLKEYGSVEKVYESLDQITAKKLKENLTENEEQAFMSKELATIETAAPITVGVQDLTYAGPDMEKVTALYQELQFKTLLEKMDQPEADQPATAIDVSIVNEINADDLTDEMAIHLEMMEDNYLNAKLLGLALTDGEKIMYIPYDKAKESAILKAWLEDPEKKKHTADSKATFAAFANHGVEIAGIDFDLLLATYIVNPSTSYTDVASIAREFHYTDIQPDEAVYGKGAKKTKPAEQSIAEHAGRKAKAVWNLHQIVEQKLKDNDQFDLYHELELPLAQILGKMESTGVKVDREILVSIGNELSAKLADLEKLIYEMAGETFNINSPKQLGVILFEKMGLPPIKKTKTGYSTAADVLEKLESRHEIIGHILDYRQLGKLNSTYIEGLTKEIHEDGKIHTRFQQALTQTGRLSSINPNLQNIPIRLEEGRKIRAAFVPSEPGWYMFAADYSQIELRVLAHMSQDEKLIEAFRSDADIHTKTAMDVFGVAEDEVDSDMRRAAKAVNFGIVYGISDYGLSQSLNITRKEAGDFIDTYLASFPGVKRYMDTSVKEAKQQGYVTTLMNRRRYLPEITSSNFNLRSFAERTAMNTPIQGSAADIIKKAMIDMDARLEAEGLKTRMLLQVHDELIFEAPEEEIEKLKVIVPEVMESAIELDVPLKVDWAFGLSWYETK from the coding sequence ATGACGAACAAGAAAATCGTGTTGCTGGACGGGAACAGTCTGGCGTACCGGGCATTTTTCGCGTTGCCTTTATTGACCAATGATACGGGGATCCACACAAATGCGGTGTACGGATTCACGATGATGCTGCAGAACATCCTTGCTGACGAGAAACCGACCCATATGCTCGTCGCCTGGGATGCCGGCAAAACGACATTCCGGCATTCGACTTTCAGCGATTATAAAGGGGGGCGCCAAAAAACGCCGCCGGAGCTTTCCGAGCAATTCCCATATTTGCGGAAACTGCTGGAGGCATATAATATTCCTCAGTATGAATTGGATAATTACGAAGCGGATGATATTATCGGGACTTTGAGCAAAACGGATGATCCCGATACGGAAGTGATCGTCATTTCGGGTGATAAGGACTTGACCCAGCTGGCGAATGAAAAGACGACAGTATTCATCACCCGCAAAGGGATGACCGATATTGAGAAATACACACCCGAACATGTCATGGAGAAATACGGCATCGAGCCGCATCAAATCATCGACATGAAAGGGCTGATGGGGGATGCTTCCGACAACATCCCCGGCGTGCCCGGAGTGGGCGAGAAAACGGCGCTGAAGCTATTGAAGGAATATGGCTCCGTCGAAAAAGTCTATGAATCGCTCGATCAGATTACCGCTAAGAAATTGAAAGAGAACCTAACGGAAAATGAAGAGCAGGCGTTCATGAGCAAAGAGCTCGCTACGATCGAGACAGCAGCGCCCATTACGGTCGGTGTGCAAGATTTGACGTATGCAGGTCCCGACATGGAGAAAGTGACTGCCCTTTATCAAGAACTCCAATTTAAAACGCTCCTTGAAAAAATGGACCAGCCGGAAGCCGATCAGCCGGCGACAGCTATTGACGTATCGATTGTCAATGAAATCAATGCGGATGATTTAACTGATGAAATGGCGATCCATCTGGAAATGATGGAAGACAACTATTTGAACGCGAAACTCCTCGGTTTAGCTTTGACCGATGGAGAAAAGATCATGTATATCCCGTACGACAAGGCTAAGGAATCGGCCATTTTGAAGGCATGGCTTGAAGATCCGGAGAAGAAAAAACATACCGCAGATTCCAAAGCCACTTTCGCGGCGTTTGCAAATCATGGGGTGGAAATAGCAGGGATCGATTTTGACCTCCTTCTCGCTACGTACATCGTTAACCCATCGACATCGTATACGGACGTTGCTTCCATTGCCCGCGAGTTCCATTACACGGACATCCAACCGGACGAAGCGGTTTACGGAAAAGGGGCGAAGAAAACAAAGCCTGCGGAGCAATCGATCGCCGAACATGCGGGAAGGAAAGCGAAGGCGGTCTGGAATCTCCATCAGATCGTCGAACAAAAGTTGAAGGACAATGATCAGTTCGATTTGTACCATGAATTGGAACTCCCGCTTGCCCAGATTCTCGGAAAAATGGAATCGACGGGTGTCAAGGTGGATCGGGAAATCCTAGTATCAATCGGTAATGAACTTTCCGCGAAACTGGCTGATTTGGAAAAACTGATCTATGAAATGGCGGGGGAAACCTTCAATATTAATTCACCAAAACAATTGGGTGTCATTTTATTTGAAAAAATGGGGCTGCCGCCTATCAAGAAGACGAAAACCGGTTATTCCACAGCGGCGGATGTCTTGGAGAAGCTGGAAAGCCGGCATGAAATCATCGGACATATCCTCGATTATCGCCAATTGGGTAAATTAAACTCAACTTATATTGAAGGCCTGACGAAAGAAATACATGAAGACGGGAAAATTCATACACGTTTTCAACAGGCACTCACGCAAACAGGCCGTCTCAGCTCCATCAATCCGAATTTGCAGAACATCCCGATCCGGTTGGAAGAGGGAAGGAAAATCCGGGCCGCTTTCGTGCCTTCCGAACCGGGCTGGTATATGTTCGCCGCAGATTATTCCCAGATCGAGCTTCGGGTGCTCGCCCATATGTCACAGGATGAAAAGCTGATCGAAGCTTTCCGGTCGGATGCCGATATCCATACGAAAACGGCGATGGACGTATTCGGAGTTGCGGAGGATGAAGTGGATTCCGATATGCGCCGGGCAGCGAAAGCGGTCAATTTTGGGATTGTGTATGGCATAAGCGATTATGGACTGTCGCAAAGCTTGAATATCACGAGAAAAGAGGCGGGTGATTTCATCGATACGTATTTGGCGAGTTTCCCTGGAGTGAAACGATACATGGATACTAGTGTGAAAGAAGCGAAGCAACAAGGCTATGTCACGACATTGATGAATCGCCGCCGCTATTTGCCGGAAATCACAAGCTCCAATTTCAATTTAAGGAGCTTCGCTGAACGGACTGCGATGAACACACCGATTCAAGGAAGTGCGGCGGATATTATCAAAAAAGCGATGATCGATATGGATGCTCGTTTGGAGGCGGAAGGCTTGAAAACCCGCATGCTCCTGCAAGTGCATGATGAGCTCATTTTCGAAGCACCCGAAGAAGAAATCGAGAAATTGAAAGTGATCGTACCAGAAGTGATGGAATCGGCAATAGAACTAGATGTACCTCTGAAGGTGGATTGGGCGTTCGGTTTATCCTGGTACGAGACAAAGTGA
- the hflC gene encoding protease modulator HflC, with protein MANDNNSNPFKSIEEKFKERQRQQQKKPKKADSPDVPVSPKSPRNMKKYARLAVLLTAVFAVVVILIANVYVVKQDEYRVVRQFGEIMRIDKEPGIKMKIPFIQNVTTLPKSQMTYNVSEEEITTRDKKRVIIDNYAVWRITDPGKMISNARNIVNAEMRMEEFIYSVVRAELGQLDYVDVVNDENSSRGSLNDRVTERVNDYLNEGNFGIEVVDVRMKRIDLPEENEQSIYTRMISERQSTAQKYLSEGDADKRRIEAETDREVQEMLAKAKKEAALIHAEGEAEAAKIYNEAFSKDAEFYNLYRTLQSYSKTIGDDTMIIIPADSPYAKVLSGYMQ; from the coding sequence ATGGCCAATGACAACAATAGCAATCCTTTCAAAAGCATAGAAGAGAAGTTCAAGGAGCGCCAGCGGCAACAGCAGAAGAAACCGAAGAAAGCCGATTCACCTGATGTTCCTGTCTCCCCGAAATCGCCGCGTAATATGAAGAAGTATGCGAGGCTAGCCGTGTTGTTGACAGCCGTTTTTGCGGTTGTTGTTATCTTGATTGCCAATGTGTACGTTGTCAAACAGGATGAATACCGGGTCGTTCGGCAATTCGGGGAGATTATGCGAATTGACAAAGAACCTGGGATTAAAATGAAAATTCCTTTTATCCAAAATGTGACGACCCTTCCTAAAAGTCAAATGACCTATAACGTTTCGGAAGAGGAAATCACTACGAGGGATAAAAAAAGGGTCATCATTGATAACTATGCCGTTTGGCGAATTACAGACCCTGGCAAAATGATTTCGAACGCACGGAATATCGTCAATGCTGAAATGCGAATGGAGGAGTTCATCTACTCGGTCGTTCGGGCGGAGCTCGGGCAACTCGATTATGTTGATGTTGTCAATGATGAAAACTCATCGCGCGGCAGTTTGAATGACCGGGTGACTGAGAGGGTCAATGACTATTTGAATGAAGGGAACTTCGGGATCGAAGTCGTGGACGTTCGTATGAAACGGATTGACCTTCCGGAAGAGAACGAACAATCGATTTATACACGGATGATTTCCGAACGTCAATCCACAGCTCAAAAGTATCTGTCGGAAGGGGATGCGGATAAGCGGAGAATTGAAGCGGAAACCGACCGGGAGGTTCAGGAAATGCTGGCAAAAGCGAAGAAGGAAGCAGCACTGATCCATGCGGAAGGGGAAGCGGAAGCCGCGAAAATCTATAATGAGGCGTTTTCGAAAGACGCCGAATTCTATAACTTGTATCGCACACTGCAATCGTACTCCAAAACGATCGGTGACGATACAATGATAATTATCCCGGCGGATTCACCATATGCCAAAGTGTTGTCCGGATATATGCAGTAA
- the hflK gene encoding FtsH protease activity modulator HflK, translated as MSTRRILLTVGMAVVGLFLLLIAFTTWYTVDESEQAVLITFGKADTTITDSGLHFKLPWPIQRAEVLSKETYSLQFGYKQDPSGELVSFDKETKMITGDEYIVLADLVVQWKITEPQKYLFNSQDPQEILEDATSASIRSVIGSSTIDSALTDGKAEIEANTRELLVSLMEKYDIGIAVQGVKLQDVELPNAEVRAAFTAVTDARETKETKTNEAEKYNNQKTNEAIGERDAIKSRAIGQKTARIEQARGDVALFNNLYTEYAKNKEITRQRLVIETLEQVLPKAKIYIMNDNGETVKYLPLQQLENQTVPPAETNQEGGSTNGQ; from the coding sequence ATGAGTACACGTCGAATCCTGTTGACGGTCGGTATGGCGGTGGTCGGGCTCTTCCTGCTCCTCATCGCGTTCACCACTTGGTATACGGTGGATGAATCCGAACAAGCCGTCCTCATTACATTCGGTAAAGCGGATACGACCATTACGGACTCCGGTCTTCACTTCAAATTGCCTTGGCCGATTCAACGGGCGGAAGTCCTTTCCAAAGAGACGTACAGTCTGCAATTCGGATACAAACAAGATCCGAGCGGGGAACTTGTCTCTTTTGATAAAGAAACGAAAATGATTACAGGTGATGAATATATCGTATTGGCCGACCTGGTTGTCCAATGGAAGATCACCGAACCGCAGAAGTATTTATTCAACTCGCAAGATCCCCAAGAGATTCTGGAAGATGCGACTTCCGCTTCCATCCGTTCCGTCATCGGAAGCTCTACGATCGATTCTGCGTTGACGGACGGAAAAGCGGAGATTGAAGCAAACACGCGAGAGTTGCTTGTTTCTCTAATGGAGAAATATGATATAGGCATCGCAGTACAAGGCGTAAAATTGCAAGATGTAGAACTGCCAAATGCGGAAGTCCGGGCAGCTTTCACGGCGGTTACCGATGCGCGGGAAACGAAAGAAACAAAGACCAATGAAGCAGAGAAATATAACAATCAAAAAACAAATGAGGCGATTGGGGAGCGCGATGCTATTAAATCCCGGGCGATCGGTCAAAAGACGGCGCGGATCGAACAGGCACGCGGGGATGTGGCCCTTTTCAATAATCTGTATACGGAGTATGCCAAAAATAAGGAAATCACTCGCCAGCGTCTCGTCATCGAGACATTGGAACAGGTTCTGCCGAAAGCAAAAATTTATATTATGAATGACAACGGGGAAACAGTGAAGTATCTACCGTTGCAGCAACTGGAAAACCAAACCGTACCGCCGGCGGAGACGAACCAGGAAGGAGGCAGCACGAATGGCCAATGA
- the pnpS gene encoding two-component system histidine kinase PnpS codes for MKDLYSRLVLAYATLLSVLLTGLGIVLGQFFALFGEEHADLQWKYWTFLVVVLFAAFILSLLMAAKMMRQYAGPVDQITKTAKQIARGDYLARTSIEDVTMGGTPHDELVVAIHQIARNLQEMSMSRTMEKERLNTLIESMGSGLLMFGREGAVNLSNRAFEQTFGFRKDELVGKTFKSLRLPYDIESLIEDVFMTEQVQEKQVRIEVEGKISHMSVYGAPVIGVHGNWLGIIVVMHNITELVRLEEVRKDFVANVSHELRTPVTSIKGFTETLLDGAMMDPVVMKEFLTIIQKESDRLNLLIHDLLELSGVEREGFSLNMRSVRLKDIIDDAYKAVSPNLARKEMSLHIEVPSDLIMEADADRLVQVMVNLLTNAINYSKESTTIRVQGTDLQDEVLIEVKDEGIGIPSTELPRLFERFYRVDRARSRDSGGTGLGLAIVKHLVEVHEGTVDVTSEVGKGTTFQVRMPKHHM; via the coding sequence ATGAAAGATTTGTATTCACGTCTTGTCCTTGCCTATGCGACCCTTCTATCTGTCCTGCTAACTGGTCTCGGAATTGTCCTGGGCCAGTTTTTCGCATTATTTGGAGAAGAGCATGCCGATTTGCAATGGAAGTATTGGACTTTTCTTGTCGTTGTGTTATTTGCGGCCTTTATTCTTTCCTTATTGATGGCAGCTAAAATGATGCGGCAGTACGCGGGCCCGGTCGATCAAATAACGAAGACGGCAAAGCAAATTGCCCGGGGCGATTATTTGGCCCGGACGAGTATCGAAGATGTCACGATGGGAGGTACGCCCCACGACGAACTGGTAGTAGCCATTCATCAAATCGCACGGAATCTTCAAGAAATGTCCATGTCGCGAACGATGGAAAAAGAACGTCTTAACACATTGATTGAAAGTATGGGCAGTGGCTTGCTCATGTTTGGCCGGGAAGGGGCTGTCAATCTTTCAAACCGGGCTTTTGAGCAAACTTTCGGATTCCGGAAAGATGAACTGGTAGGCAAAACATTCAAGTCCCTCAGGTTGCCTTATGACATCGAAAGTTTAATAGAAGACGTTTTCATGACGGAGCAAGTGCAAGAAAAGCAAGTACGCATCGAAGTGGAAGGGAAGATTTCCCACATGAGTGTCTACGGGGCGCCGGTCATCGGGGTTCATGGGAATTGGCTCGGCATCATCGTCGTCATGCATAATATAACGGAACTCGTCAGATTGGAAGAAGTGAGGAAAGACTTCGTTGCGAACGTTTCACATGAGCTCCGGACACCAGTCACATCCATCAAAGGGTTTACGGAAACTTTATTGGACGGCGCCATGATGGACCCGGTTGTCATGAAAGAGTTTTTGACGATCATCCAGAAAGAAAGCGATCGCCTTAATTTGCTCATTCACGACTTGCTGGAATTGTCCGGCGTGGAGAGGGAAGGTTTTTCACTGAACATGCGGTCAGTCCGATTGAAAGACATCATCGATGATGCGTATAAAGCAGTGAGTCCGAACTTGGCCAGAAAGGAAATGTCCCTGCACATTGAAGTTCCTTCCGATTTGATCATGGAAGCGGATGCGGATCGCCTTGTCCAAGTGATGGTCAATTTGTTGACCAACGCCATTAACTATTCCAAGGAGTCGACTACGATCCGTGTCCAGGGAACCGACCTGCAGGACGAGGTGTTGATTGAAGTGAAAGACGAGGGGATCGGCATCCCTTCGACTGAGCTGCCCCGATTATTTGAAAGGTTTTACCGGGTCGATCGGGCGAGAAGCCGAGATTCGGGAGGAACCGGCCTCGGCCTAGCCATCGTGAAGCATCTTGTTGAAGTCCATGAAGGGACAGTGGATGTGACAAGTGAGGTCGGCAAGGGGACGACTTTCCAGGTCCGGATGCCGAAACACCATATGTGA
- a CDS encoding response regulator transcription factor, with protein sequence MEAANKKILIVDDEQPIRTLLDYNLKQSNYDTVSAADGEEAIYMAEEEKPDLILLDVMLPKIDGMEVCKTLRKKGIETPIIMLTAKGDELDKVLGLEIGADDYMTKPFSPREVLARIKAVLRRSRSEADSSEEDQVLSSGTLTVHPQQYVAYLDGKELEFTPKEFELLAYFMQNKNNVLSRDQLLSAVWNYDFVGDTRIVDVHVSHLREKIEEDTKKPVYIKTVRGIGYKFEESKGK encoded by the coding sequence ATGGAAGCTGCAAACAAGAAGATATTGATTGTGGATGACGAACAACCAATCCGCACTTTATTGGATTACAATCTGAAGCAGTCCAATTATGACACCGTTTCGGCAGCGGATGGAGAAGAGGCAATCTACATGGCCGAAGAAGAGAAGCCCGATTTGATCCTCTTGGATGTCATGCTTCCGAAAATAGACGGCATGGAAGTATGCAAGACACTTAGAAAAAAAGGAATTGAAACACCTATTATCATGTTGACTGCCAAAGGGGATGAATTGGACAAGGTGCTTGGTCTCGAAATCGGGGCAGATGACTATATGACCAAACCCTTCAGCCCGCGGGAAGTGCTGGCGCGGATCAAGGCGGTCTTGCGACGGAGCCGATCGGAGGCTGATTCTTCGGAAGAAGACCAAGTATTGAGCTCCGGTACATTGACCGTCCATCCCCAGCAATACGTTGCTTATTTGGACGGCAAGGAATTGGAATTCACCCCAAAAGAATTCGAACTGCTTGCCTATTTCATGCAGAACAAAAATAACGTCCTATCCCGCGATCAATTACTAAGCGCTGTCTGGAATTATGATTTTGTGGGAGATACCCGGATTGTGGACGTCCATGTGAGTCATTTACGGGAGAAAATCGAAGAAGATACGAAAAAACCTGTTTATATTAAGACGGTCAGAGGAATCGGCTATAAATTCGAGGAGTCCAAAGGAAAATGA
- a CDS encoding MaoC/PaaZ C-terminal domain-containing protein: MILGKTRRIGRKIEDISVGEKLKLTEKIEDKDLLLYLGLTNDGNPLYIQHDFASQTIYEKPIVPTVMLTGIVTSAVSKYLPGPGSHIVEQHLLFPKPVHHYATIDFLLEVNQVDLDENTITISIQAENEDGDTVISGTVGVIPPTMEERLLSQPIENI; the protein is encoded by the coding sequence TTGATATTAGGGAAGACGCGCCGGATTGGTAGAAAAATTGAGGATATTTCAGTCGGGGAAAAGTTGAAACTGACTGAAAAAATCGAAGATAAGGATCTGCTGCTCTATCTTGGATTGACGAATGATGGCAATCCGCTCTATATTCAACATGATTTCGCTTCACAAACCATTTATGAAAAACCGATCGTGCCGACGGTCATGTTGACCGGCATCGTCACTTCCGCTGTTTCAAAATACTTGCCCGGGCCGGGTTCCCATATAGTCGAGCAACATCTGCTCTTCCCGAAACCGGTCCATCATTACGCAACAATCGATTTTTTGCTGGAAGTCAACCAAGTCGATTTGGATGAGAATACAATCACCATCTCCATTCAGGCTGAAAATGAAGACGGGGATACGGTCATTTCAGGGACGGTCGGCGTCATTCCACCTACGATGGAAGAGAGATTACTATCGCAACCGATAGAGAATATATGA
- the mdh gene encoding malate dehydrogenase, with protein MTMKRKKVSVIGSGFTGATTAFLLAQKELCDVVLVDIPAMENPTKGKALDMLEASPVQGFDANIIGTSDYADTKDSDLVIITAGIARKPGMSRDDLVQTNQKVMKAVTGEVVQYSPNTTILVLTNPVDAMTYTVFKESGFPKERVIGQSGVLDTARFRTFVAQELNLSVKDVTGFVLGGHGDDMVPLVRYSYAGGIPLETLIPADRLEAIVDRTRKGGAEIVNLLGNGSAYYAPAASLVEMAEAILKDQKRVIPSIAYLEGEYGMDGIYLGVPTVLGAGGIEKVIELELTEDEKAALAKSADSVRAVMKVLE; from the coding sequence ATGACAATGAAACGTAAGAAAGTCTCAGTGATCGGTTCAGGCTTTACCGGTGCGACAACCGCATTCCTTTTAGCTCAAAAAGAACTCTGCGATGTAGTGCTCGTCGATATCCCCGCAATGGAAAATCCGACAAAAGGAAAGGCGCTCGATATGCTGGAAGCGAGCCCGGTCCAAGGTTTCGATGCGAATATCATCGGGACTTCCGATTATGCGGATACAAAGGATTCGGATCTCGTGATCATCACAGCGGGAATTGCACGTAAACCGGGTATGAGCCGCGATGACCTTGTTCAAACCAATCAAAAAGTCATGAAAGCTGTAACAGGGGAAGTCGTCCAATATTCTCCAAATACCACTATCCTTGTGTTGACAAACCCGGTGGATGCGATGACTTATACCGTTTTCAAAGAATCCGGCTTCCCGAAAGAGCGCGTCATCGGACAATCCGGTGTATTGGATACGGCTCGTTTCCGGACGTTTGTAGCGCAGGAATTGAATCTCTCTGTTAAAGACGTGACCGGCTTCGTCCTAGGCGGCCATGGGGACGACATGGTGCCGCTTGTACGTTATTCCTATGCTGGCGGGATTCCGTTGGAGACATTGATCCCAGCAGATCGTCTGGAAGCGATTGTGGACCGGACACGAAAAGGCGGAGCGGAAATCGTCAACCTTCTCGGCAACGGGTCTGCATATTACGCTCCTGCCGCTTCCTTAGTGGAAATGGCGGAAGCGATCTTGAAAGACCAAAAACGGGTCATTCCTTCCATTGCTTATCTGGAAGGTGAATACGGAATGGATGGCATCTACCTAGGGGTCCCGACCGTCCTCGGCGCCGGCGGTATCGAAAAAGTCATCGAGCTGGAATTGACGGAAGATGAAAAAGCAGCACTTGCAAAGTCAGCAGACTCTGTAAGAGCCGTCATGAAAGTTCTGGAATAA